One window from the genome of Hypanus sabinus isolate sHypSab1 chromosome 16, sHypSab1.hap1, whole genome shotgun sequence encodes:
- the lsm4 gene encoding U6 snRNA-associated Sm-like protein LSm4 isoform X1, translating to MLPLSLLKTAQNHPMLVELKNGETYNGHLVSCDNWMNINLREVICTSRDGDKFWKMPECYIRGSTIKYLRIPDEIIDMVKEEVLSKGRGRGGLQQQKQQQQQKGRGVGGGAGRGVFGGRGRGVGGTNRGQEKKPGKLSGVKKQ from the exons CTACCCCTCTCATTACTGAAGACAGCACAGAATCATCCCATG CTGGTGGAGTTGAAGAATGGGGAGACGTACAATGGTCATCTGGTCAGCTGTGACAACTGGATGAACATCAACCTGCGGGAGGTCATTTGCACATCTCGG GATGGTGATAAGTtctggaagatgccagaatgctACATCCGTGGCAGCACCATCAAATACCTCCGGATCCCTGATGAGATCATTGACATGGTAAAAGAGGAGGTGctttcaaagggtagaggtcgaGGTGGCCTCCAGCAGCAGAAgcagcaacagcagcagaaggGGCGAGGCGTTGGTGGCGGGGCTGGGCGAG GAGTGTTTGGTGGCCGTGGTCGAGGGGTGGGAGGAACAAACCGAGGACAAGAGAAGAAACCGGGAAAACTATCGGGAGTGAAGAAGCAGTGA
- the lsm4 gene encoding U6 snRNA-associated Sm-like protein LSm4 isoform X2: MLVELKNGETYNGHLVSCDNWMNINLREVICTSRDGDKFWKMPECYIRGSTIKYLRIPDEIIDMVKEEVLSKGRGRGGLQQQKQQQQQKGRGVGGGAGRGVFGGRGRGVGGTNRGQEKKPGKLSGVKKQ, encoded by the exons ATG CTGGTGGAGTTGAAGAATGGGGAGACGTACAATGGTCATCTGGTCAGCTGTGACAACTGGATGAACATCAACCTGCGGGAGGTCATTTGCACATCTCGG GATGGTGATAAGTtctggaagatgccagaatgctACATCCGTGGCAGCACCATCAAATACCTCCGGATCCCTGATGAGATCATTGACATGGTAAAAGAGGAGGTGctttcaaagggtagaggtcgaGGTGGCCTCCAGCAGCAGAAgcagcaacagcagcagaaggGGCGAGGCGTTGGTGGCGGGGCTGGGCGAG GAGTGTTTGGTGGCCGTGGTCGAGGGGTGGGAGGAACAAACCGAGGACAAGAGAAGAAACCGGGAAAACTATCGGGAGTGAAGAAGCAGTGA
- the LOC132406118 gene encoding transcription factor JunD-like, giving the protein METPFYHDDTLSTVSSMKKSLSLPVSDNGLKNQRDSEAPLSSPDLGFLKLASPDLERLIIQSSGLVTTSPGPAQNLFPRSVTDEQNSFAEGFVKALEDLHKQNQLNGLAGPQAPLPAPGPVSGAGGSSGGLQHSEPPVYTNLSPYSGTPGPAPAVTYSPETSTTAATYPPLGHSLCPQGRLQVPKDEPQTVPDVSGLGDSPPVSPIDMDTQERIKAERKRLRNRIAASKCRKRKLERISRLEDKVKSLKCQNSELASTASLLREQVAQLKQKVLTHVNSGCQLMISPQVQAY; this is encoded by the coding sequence ATGGAAACGCCCTTCTACCATGACGATACCCTGAGCACGGTCAGCAGCATGAAGAAGAGCCTCAGCTTGCCTGTGTCCGACAACGGCCTCAAGAACCAACGCGACTCCGAGGCCCCTCTCAGCTCGCCCGACCTGGGCTTCCTCAAACTCGCATCTCCCGATCTCGAGCGCCTCATCATTCAGTCGAGTGGCCTAGTGACCACCAGCCCCGGGCCGGCGCAGAACCTCTTCCCCCGCAGTGTGACCGACGAGCAGAACTCGTTCGCCGAGGGTTTCGTCAAGGCGCTGGAGGACCTCCACAAGCAGAACCAGCTGAACGGCCTGGCAGGCCCGCAGGCTCCGCTCCCTGCCCCCGGCCCGGTCTCGGGAGCTGGCGGAAGCTCCGGCGGCTTACAACACTCCGAGCCTCCTGTCTACACCAACCTCAGCCCGTACAGCGGGACGCCGGGCCCGGCGCCGGCAGTCACCTATAGCCCCGAGACCTCGACCACTGCCGCCACCTACCCACCACTCGGGCACTCTCTCTGTCCGCAGGGCCGTCTTCAAGTCCCCAAGGACGAGCCGCAAACCGTGCCGGACGTGTCGGGTCTCGGCGATAGCCCGCCTGTCTCGCCTATCGATATGGACACTCAGGAGCGTATCAAAGCTGAGAGGAAGCGACTGCGGAACCGCATCGCCGCCTCTAAGTGCAGGAAGCGCAAGCTGGAGCGCATCTCCCGGCTGGAGGACAAGGTGAAGAGCCTTAAGTGCCAAAACTCGgagctggcctccacagccagccTGCTCCGGGAACAAGTGGCTCAGCTCAAGCAAAAGGTGCTGACCCACGTCAACAGCGGCTGCCAGCTGATGATCAGTCCGCAGGTGCAAGCTTACTAG